One part of the Micrococcus sp. 2A genome encodes these proteins:
- a CDS encoding DUF1540 domain-containing protein, with amino-acid sequence MTTAVRTCAASACAFNAETSCNALAITVAGSDRTPGCGTFVQLDVRRPVTEGASTVGACHRLECTFNADLACTAEGIEVTDVATCATYTID; translated from the coding sequence ATGACCACCGCCGTCCGCACCTGCGCCGCCAGTGCCTGCGCCTTCAATGCCGAGACGTCCTGCAACGCCCTGGCCATCACCGTCGCCGGCTCCGACCGCACGCCCGGCTGCGGCACCTTCGTCCAGCTGGACGTCCGCCGCCCGGTGACCGAGGGCGCCTCGACCGTCGGTGCGTGCCACCGCCTCGAGTGCACGTTCAACGCCGACCTCGCCTGCACCGCCGAGGGCATCGAGGTCACGGACGTGGCCACCTGCGCCACCTACACGATCGACTGA
- a CDS encoding alkaline phosphatase D family protein, which produces MTSHTDPAHPIAHPVSRRTVLGGAGLVVASAALLSTPAGTAHAATGPTPFTLGVASGDPWPDGAVIWTRLAVDPLALDGFGGMPDRSFPVEYQVARDERFTRVVRSGTVATDRSRGYAVHVTLTGLQPGREYFYRFRALGHLSRTGRTVTAPAFGSSPEHLSLTVASCANWEHGYFTAYGHMAAERPDLMVHLGDYYYEIMPYGYPVSSGVPRAHKNGESRTLAQYRARMAQYKTDPHLQDAHAAAPWLVIWDDHELENNWADEKPELWDPNFLARRAAAFRAYYENMPLRASSVPQGIDLQLYRRIQWGDLATFHLLDTRQYRSDQANLDLIKVVGAEAKDPRRSITGAEQEAWLREGFKTSTARWDLITQQVPFVQYDRSAGPLVWGDMDSWDGYVASRERVVDAWVEAGVRNPVVLTGDIHEAFASDVKRDFNDLSSAPVGVELITTSITSGGDGSDAAAKALEWNPHITFNNDLRGYLRLDVTRDLLEARFQVLDYVSELGSSVRTRAAFGVADGEHRLHTIQA; this is translated from the coding sequence GTGACCTCGCACACCGATCCCGCGCACCCGATCGCCCACCCCGTCTCCCGCCGCACCGTCCTCGGCGGGGCGGGCCTCGTCGTCGCCTCCGCGGCACTGCTGTCCACGCCGGCCGGCACTGCCCACGCGGCCACCGGCCCCACGCCCTTCACGCTCGGCGTCGCCTCGGGTGACCCGTGGCCCGACGGGGCCGTGATCTGGACGCGCCTGGCGGTGGACCCGCTGGCGCTCGACGGCTTCGGCGGCATGCCGGACCGGTCGTTCCCGGTGGAGTACCAGGTGGCCAGGGACGAGCGGTTCACGCGCGTCGTGCGCTCGGGCACCGTCGCCACGGACCGCTCCCGCGGGTACGCGGTGCACGTGACCCTGACGGGGCTGCAGCCGGGCCGCGAGTACTTCTACCGGTTCCGCGCGCTGGGGCACCTCTCCCGCACGGGCCGCACCGTCACCGCCCCGGCCTTCGGCTCCTCCCCGGAGCACCTGAGCCTGACCGTGGCCTCCTGCGCGAACTGGGAGCACGGCTACTTCACGGCCTACGGACACATGGCCGCCGAGCGCCCGGACCTGATGGTGCACCTGGGCGACTACTACTACGAGATCATGCCGTACGGGTACCCCGTCTCCTCCGGCGTCCCCCGCGCGCACAAGAACGGGGAGTCGCGCACGCTGGCCCAGTACCGGGCCCGCATGGCGCAGTACAAGACGGACCCGCACCTGCAGGACGCGCACGCGGCGGCGCCGTGGCTGGTGATCTGGGACGACCACGAGCTGGAGAACAACTGGGCGGACGAGAAGCCCGAGCTCTGGGACCCGAACTTCCTGGCCCGCCGCGCCGCCGCCTTCCGCGCCTATTACGAGAACATGCCGCTGCGCGCGTCCTCGGTGCCCCAGGGCATCGACCTGCAGCTCTACCGGCGCATCCAGTGGGGCGACCTCGCCACCTTCCACCTCCTGGACACCCGGCAGTACCGCTCGGACCAGGCCAACCTGGACCTCATCAAGGTGGTGGGGGCCGAGGCGAAGGACCCCCGCCGCTCCATCACGGGTGCGGAGCAGGAGGCGTGGCTGCGCGAGGGGTTCAAGACCTCGACGGCGCGCTGGGACCTCATCACGCAGCAGGTGCCGTTCGTGCAGTACGACCGCAGCGCCGGCCCGCTCGTCTGGGGCGACATGGACTCCTGGGACGGCTACGTGGCGTCCCGCGAGCGCGTGGTGGACGCCTGGGTCGAGGCCGGCGTGCGCAACCCGGTGGTGCTGACCGGCGACATCCACGAGGCGTTCGCCTCCGATGTGAAGCGGGACTTCAACGACCTCTCCTCGGCGCCGGTGGGCGTGGAGCTGATCACCACCTCGATCACCTCCGGCGGCGACGGCTCCGACGCGGCGGCCAAGGCCCTGGAGTGGAACCCGCACATCACGTTCAACAACGACCTGCGCGGCTACCTGCGCCTGGACGTCACGCGGGACCTGCTGGAGGCGCGCTTCCAGGTGCTCGACTACGTGAGTGAGCTCGGCTCCTCGGTGCGCACCCGTGCGGCGTTCGGGGTGGCCGACGGCGAGCATCGCCTGCACACGA